One genomic window of Patescibacteria group bacterium includes the following:
- a CDS encoding HNH endonuclease: protein MIKAGDIISYLEMCREEGTNLQRGMNYRLRNGFSVILMSLRPRAPYADRIEENGKTLIYEGHDVPKIRGGPDPKKVDQPMYNPSGRLTQNGLFHDAAHAYKNKKKDSEHVKVYEKIRSGIWVYNGIFKLLDAWLEDIDVRKVFKFKLELIEDLEDKSVGKYDLEHERLIPTSVKLEVWKRDKGKCIQCGSADNLHFDHIIPYSKGGSSLVAENIQLLCARHNMEKRDKIV from the coding sequence ATGATTAAGGCTGGCGATATCATTTCTTATTTGGAAATGTGTAGGGAAGAAGGAACAAACCTTCAGCGTGGGATGAATTATCGATTGAGAAATGGCTTTAGTGTAATTCTTATGAGTCTAAGGCCTAGAGCGCCCTATGCAGATAGAATCGAAGAGAACGGGAAGACGTTGATTTACGAGGGACATGATGTTCCGAAAATAAGGGGTGGTCCAGATCCTAAAAAAGTAGATCAACCTATGTATAATCCAAGCGGCCGTTTGACTCAAAATGGTTTATTTCATGATGCCGCTCACGCTTATAAGAACAAAAAGAAGGATTCGGAACATGTGAAGGTGTATGAAAAAATTCGATCAGGCATTTGGGTATATAACGGCATATTCAAATTACTCGATGCCTGGTTAGAAGATATTGATGTCAGAAAAGTCTTTAAGTTTAAACTTGAGCTTATAGAGGACTTGGAAGATAAATCGGTTGGAAAATACGATCTTGAACATGAAAGGTTAATCCCGACTTCAGTAAAATTAGAAGTTTGGAAACGAGATAAAGGGAAATGTATACAGTGTGGCAGTGCAGATAATCTGCATTTCGACCACATAATTCCGTATTCGAAGGGCGGTTCATCATTAGTTGCCGAAAACATTCAGCTTCTCTGTGCAAGGCATAATATGGAGAAGAGGGATAAGATTGTATAA